From a single Brassica oleracea var. oleracea cultivar TO1000 chromosome C5, BOL, whole genome shotgun sequence genomic region:
- the LOC106294690 gene encoding glycerol-3-phosphate dehydrogenase SDP6, mitochondrial, with translation MSPASSLRRLAVGAAVIAAASGGGAVYLSPSVASSDRGGGPVLDSLRRRIGDPNASVPSRSAQESVLIGASASNPLDVLVIGGGATGSGVALDAATRGLRVGLVEREDFSSGTSSRSTKLIHGGVRYLEKAVFNLDYGQLKLVFHALEERKQLIENAPHLCHALPCMTPCFDWFEVVYFWMGLKMYDLVAGPRLLHLSRYYSAQESAELFPTLARKGKDRSLRGTVVYYDGQMNDSRLNVGLACTAALAGAAVLNHAEVVSLITDEATKRIVGARVRNNLTGKEFESYAKVVVNAAGPFCDSIRKMVDEDTKPMICPSSGVHIVLPDYYSPEGMGLIVPKTKDGRVVFMLPWLGRTVAGTTDSNTSITPLPEPHEDEIQFILDAISDYLNIKVRRTDVLSAWSGIRPLAMDPTAKSTESISRDHVVFEENPGLVTITGGKWTTYRSMAEDAVDATIKSGKLSPTNECVTQKLQILGSHGWEPSSFTALAQQYVRMKKTYGGKVVPGAMDTAAAKHLSHAYGSMADRVAIIAQEEGLGKRLAHGHPFLEAEVAYCARHEYCESAVDFIARRCRIAFLDTDAAARALQRVVEILASEHKWDKSREKQELQKAKEFLETFKSSKNAQFHDGKHN, from the exons ATGTCACCAGCCTCCTCCCTCCGCCGCTTAGCCGTCGGAGCCGCCGTAATCGCCGCCGCATCCGGCGGTGGCGCTGTCTACCTCTCCCCGTCGGTCGCCTCCAGCGACAGAGGCGGTGGTCCGGTTCTGGATTCGCTGAGGCGCAGGATCGGCGATCCAAACGCTTCCGTGCCTTCTCGATCCGCTCAAGAGTCTGTTCTGATCGGAGCCAGCGCCTCTAATCCTCTCGATGTCCTCGTCATTGGCGGTGGAGCCACTGGCTCTGGAGTCGCGCTCGACGCTGCGACGCGTGGCCTCCGTGTTGGCCTGGTGGAGCGTGAGGATTTCTCCTCGGGGACGTCTTCTCGTTCGACGAAGCTTATCCATGGAG GTGTTCGGTACTTGGAGAAAGCTGTGTTCAATCTTGACTACGGACAGCTGAAGCTTGTATTCCACGCGCTCGAGGAGCGCAAACAGCTCATCGAGAACGCGCCGCATCTCTGCCACGCTCTCCCCTGTATGACACCTTGTTTCGACTGGTTCGAAGTTGTCTACTTCTGGATGGGACTGAAGATGTACGACTTGGTCGCAGGACCGCGGTTACTGCATCTCTCTAGATACTACTCTGCGCAAGAGTCTGCTGAGCTCTTCCCAACTCTTGCAAGGAAAGGGAAAGACAGGAGCTTGAGAGGCACTGTTGTGTATTACGACGGGCAAATGAATGATTCACGTCTGAATGTGGGGTTGGCTTGTACTGCTGCGTTGGCTGGTGCTGCTGTTCTCAACCATGCTGAGGTTGTGTCGCTTATTACAGATGAGGCTACTAAGAGAATAGTTGGTGCCAGAGTTCGTAACAATCTCACAG GCAAAGAATTTGAGAGCTATGCGAAAGTGGTTGTTAATGCGGCTGGACCGTTCTGTGACTCCATTAGGAAGATGGTTGATGAAGATACAAAACCGATGATATGTCCAAGCAGCGGTGTACACATCGTGCTCCCTGATTACTATTCTCCAGAAGGGATGGGGTTGATAGTCCCTAAAACTAAGGATGGTCGCGTTGTGTTCATGTTACCGTGGTTGGGAAGAACAGTAGCAGGTACTACAGACTCTAACACATCGATCACTCCGCTTCCAGAACCTCATGAGGATGAGATTCAGTTTATTCTGGATGCAATCAGTGACTATCTTAACATTAAG GTTCGACGTACTGATGTTCTCTCGGCTTGGAGTGGTATCCGACCATTGGCAATGGATCCAACAGCAAAGAGCACAGAGAGTATCTCCAGAGACCATGTTGTCTTCGAGGAAAACCCTGGTCTGGTCACAATCACTGGTGGAAAATGGACTACTTATCGAAG TATGGCGGAAGATGCGGTGGATGCAACAATCAAATCGGGAAAGCTGAGTCCAACCAATGAATGTGTAACGCAGAAGCTACAGATTCTTGGTTCTCATGGATGGGAACCATCTTCTTTCACAGCTCTTGCGCAGCAATACGTGCGCATGAAGAAAACATATGGTGGTAAAGTGGTTCCTGGAGCAATGGACACAGCTGCGGCTAAGCATTTGTCTCATGCCTATGGTTCAATGGCTGACCGAGTCGCCATAATAGCTCAG GAGGAAGGTTTGGGGAAACGGTTGGCACATGGACATCCGTTTCTGGAAGCAGAGGTTGCTTACTGTGCAAGGCACGAGTACTGCGAGTCAGCGGTTGATTTCATAGCAAGGAGATGTAGAATAGCGTTCTTGGACACAGACGCAGCAGCGAGGGCGTTGCAGCGTGTGGTGGAGATTCTAGCGAGTGAACACAAGTGGGACAAGTCGAGGGAGAAGCAGGAGTTGCAAAAGGCTAAAGAGTTTCTTGAAACTTTCAAGTCTTCCAAAAACGCACAGTTTCACGACGGCAAACACAACTAA